The Pseudomonas allokribbensis genome has a window encoding:
- a CDS encoding acyl-CoA dehydrogenase: protein MSETLLSSRNLAFELYEVLDAEGLTRRERFAEHNRETFDAAIGTARNIAEKYFAPHNRKGDENEPRYENGQAILIPEVKPAVDAFLEAGFLNAARSFDAGGMQLPTLLSQACFAHFQSANAASTSYPFLTMGAANLIESFGTEEQKQRFLQPMIDGRFFGTMALTEPHAGSSLSDIRTRAEPASDGTYRLKGNKIFISGGDHPLSENIVHMVLAKLPDAPAGVKGISLFIVPKFLVNDDGSLGKRNDVLLAGLFHKMGWRGTTSTALNFGDNGECVGYLVGKPHHGLSYMFQMMNEARIGVGMGAVMLGYAGYLYSLEYARERPQGRVPDSKDPTTAPVAIIQHADVRRMLLTQKSYVEGAFDLGLYAARLFDDTTTLETEAERKQAHELLDLLTPIVKSWPSEFCLKANELAIQILGGHGYTREYPVEQYYRDNRLNPIHEGTHGIQSLDLLGRKLAQNGGAGLKQLIRLIADTAERAVAYESLTALREPLEKLVARLQSVTIGLLTDLAQGKVNSSLANSALYLKVFGHTVIGWRWLEQAIRAEEGLTKGNVADADFYKGKLQAARYFLTWEVPGCHHELALLEARDDTCLAMQDAWF from the coding sequence ATGTCCGAGACGCTGCTCAGTTCCCGCAATCTGGCTTTCGAGCTGTACGAAGTCCTCGATGCCGAGGGCCTGACCCGGCGCGAGCGGTTTGCCGAGCACAATCGCGAAACCTTCGATGCCGCCATCGGCACGGCGCGTAACATCGCCGAGAAGTACTTCGCACCGCACAACCGCAAGGGCGACGAGAACGAGCCGCGCTACGAGAACGGTCAGGCGATTCTGATTCCCGAAGTGAAACCGGCGGTGGATGCCTTCCTCGAAGCCGGATTCCTCAACGCGGCGCGCAGTTTCGACGCCGGCGGCATGCAACTTCCTACACTGCTGTCCCAGGCCTGCTTCGCTCACTTTCAGTCGGCCAACGCGGCGTCGACCTCGTACCCGTTCCTGACCATGGGCGCGGCCAACCTGATCGAAAGCTTCGGCACCGAAGAGCAGAAGCAGCGCTTCCTGCAACCGATGATCGATGGCCGTTTCTTCGGCACCATGGCCCTGACCGAACCCCATGCCGGTTCGTCGCTGTCGGATATTCGTACCCGCGCCGAACCAGCGTCCGACGGCACTTATCGCCTGAAGGGCAACAAGATCTTCATCTCCGGCGGCGATCACCCGCTCTCGGAAAACATCGTGCACATGGTGCTGGCCAAACTGCCGGACGCGCCGGCCGGGGTGAAGGGGATTTCGCTGTTCATCGTGCCCAAGTTTCTGGTCAACGATGACGGCAGTCTCGGCAAACGCAACGACGTGTTGCTGGCCGGGCTGTTCCACAAGATGGGCTGGCGCGGCACCACGTCCACGGCACTGAATTTCGGCGATAACGGCGAGTGTGTCGGCTATCTGGTGGGCAAGCCGCATCACGGCTTGAGCTACATGTTCCAGATGATGAACGAGGCGCGGATTGGCGTCGGCATGGGCGCGGTGATGCTCGGTTACGCCGGCTATTTGTACTCGCTGGAATACGCTCGCGAACGTCCGCAGGGCCGAGTGCCGGACAGCAAGGACCCGACGACGGCGCCGGTGGCGATCATTCAGCACGCGGACGTCAGACGCATGCTGCTGACGCAGAAATCCTACGTCGAAGGTGCGTTCGATCTCGGCCTGTACGCGGCGCGGCTGTTTGATGACACCACCACGCTGGAAACCGAAGCCGAGCGCAAACAGGCGCATGAACTGTTGGACTTGCTGACGCCAATCGTCAAATCCTGGCCATCGGAGTTCTGCCTCAAGGCCAACGAACTGGCGATCCAGATTCTCGGCGGCCACGGTTACACCCGCGAATACCCGGTGGAGCAGTATTACCGCGACAACCGCCTTAACCCGATCCATGAAGGCACCCACGGCATTCAGTCGCTCGACTTGCTGGGACGTAAACTGGCGCAGAACGGTGGCGCCGGGCTCAAGCAACTGATCCGCCTGATTGCCGACACGGCCGAACGCGCGGTGGCGTACGAATCGTTGACCGCATTGCGTGAGCCGCTGGAGAAACTGGTCGCACGCCTGCAGAGCGTGACCATCGGCCTGCTGACGGATCTGGCCCAGGGCAAGGTCAACAGCAGCCTGGCGAATTCGGCGCTGTACCTGAAAGTGTTCGGGCACACGGTGATTGGCTGGCGCTGGCTGGAGCAGGCGATTCGCGCCGAGGAAGGGTTGACCAAGGGGAATGTGGCGGATGCCGACTTCTATAAGGGCAAGTTGCAGGCGGCGCGGTATTTCCTGACGTGGGAAGTGCCGGGCTGCCATCATGAGCTGGCGTTGCTGGAGGCTCGGGATGATACGTGCCTTGCAATGCAGGACGCGTGGTTCTGA
- the putA gene encoding trifunctional transcriptional regulator/proline dehydrogenase/L-glutamate gamma-semialdehyde dehydrogenase: MATTTLGVKLDDPTRERLKAAATSIDRTPHWLIKQAIFNYLEKLEGGATLTELNGLTAKDADEAGEVHTDHAHQCFLEFAESILPQSVLRASITAAYRRPEPEVVPMLIEQARLPAPMAEATNKLAASIAEKLRNQKSAGGRAGIVQGLLQEFSLSSQEGVALMCLAEALLRIPDKGTRDALIRDKISTGNWQPHLGNSPSLFVNAATWGLLLTGKLVSTHNEAGLTSSLSRIIGKSGEPMIRKGVDMAMRLMGEQFVTGETIAEALANASKFEAKGFRYSYDMLGEAALTEHDAQKYLASYEQAIHSIGKASHGRGIYEGPGISIKLSALHPRYSRAQYERVMDELYPRLLSLTLLAKQYDIGLNIDAEEADRLELSLDLLERLCFEPQLTGWNGIGFVIQAYQKRCPYVIDYVIDLARRSRHRLMIRLVKGAYWDSEIKRAQVEGLEGYPVYTRKVYTDVSYIACARKLLSVPEVIYPQFATHNAHTLSAIYHIAGQNYYPGQYEFQCLHGMGEPLYEQVVGKVSEGKLNRPCRVYAPVGTHETLLAYLVRRLLENGANTSFVNRIADQSISIQELVADPVAQIEQMATVEGGFGLPHPRIPLPRDLYGSERANSSGIDMANEHRLASLSCALLATAHNHWKAAPMLGCASSNEAPAPVLNPSDLRDVVGHVQEATVEDVDNAIQCALNAAPIWQATPPAERAAILERAADLMEGEIQPLMGLLAREAGKTFANAIAEVREAVDFLRYYAVQARNDFSNDAHRPLGPVVCISPWNFPLAIFSGQVAAALAAGNPVLAKPAEQTPLVAAQAVRLLLEAGIPEGVLQLLPGRGETVGAGLVGDERVKGVMFTGSTEVARLLQRNIAGRLDNQGRPIPLIAETGGQNAMIVDSSALTEQVVIDVVSSAFDSAGQRCSALRVLCLQEDSADRVIEMLKGAMAESRLGNPERLSVDIGPVIDAEAKAGIEKHIQGMRDKGRNVYQVAIADAEEVKRGTFVMPTLIELESFDELQREIFGPVLHVVRYKRKEIDQLIAQINASGYGLTLGVHTRIDETIAKVIDNVNAGNVYVNRNIVGAVVGVQPFGGEGLSGTGPKAGGPLYLYRLLSTRPTDAIEQSFARGDAAVAPDVRLRDALSKPLVALKAWADSNKFADLSTLCVQYAAQSQSGITRVLAGPTGEKNSYAILPREHVLCLADIEGDLLTQLAAVLAVGGSAVWPESDTSKALFARLPKEIQARIKLVSDWNKDDVVFDAVLHHGHSDQLRAVCQQIAKRAGAIVGVQGLSQGETNIALERLVIERALSVNTAAAGGNASLMTIG, encoded by the coding sequence ATGGCTACCACCACCCTTGGGGTCAAACTCGATGACCCGACCCGCGAGCGCCTGAAGGCCGCCGCAACCTCGATTGATCGCACGCCGCACTGGCTGATCAAGCAGGCAATTTTCAATTACCTGGAAAAACTCGAGGGTGGTGCAACCCTGACCGAGCTGAACGGTTTGACCGCCAAGGACGCCGATGAGGCAGGCGAAGTCCACACCGATCACGCTCACCAATGCTTCCTCGAATTTGCCGAAAGCATCCTGCCGCAATCGGTGCTGCGCGCCTCGATCACCGCCGCTTACCGTCGCCCTGAGCCGGAAGTGGTACCGATGCTGATCGAGCAGGCTCGCCTGCCGGCGCCGATGGCCGAAGCCACCAACAAGCTCGCCGCCTCCATCGCGGAAAAACTGCGTAACCAGAAGAGTGCCGGCGGTCGTGCAGGCATTGTTCAGGGTCTGCTGCAGGAATTTTCCCTGTCGTCCCAGGAAGGCGTGGCGCTGATGTGCCTGGCCGAAGCGCTGCTGCGTATCCCGGACAAAGGCACTCGCGATGCACTGATCCGCGACAAGATCAGCACCGGCAACTGGCAGCCGCATCTGGGCAACAGCCCGTCGCTGTTCGTCAACGCGGCGACCTGGGGTCTGCTGCTGACCGGCAAACTGGTGTCGACCCACAATGAAGCCGGCCTGACTTCGTCCCTGAGCCGCATCATCGGCAAGAGCGGCGAGCCGATGATCCGCAAGGGCGTCGACATGGCCATGCGCCTGATGGGCGAGCAGTTCGTGACCGGCGAAACCATCGCCGAAGCCCTGGCCAACGCGAGCAAGTTCGAAGCCAAGGGTTTCCGCTATTCCTACGACATGCTTGGTGAAGCAGCGCTGACCGAACACGACGCCCAGAAGTACCTGGCCTCGTACGAACAAGCTATTCACTCGATCGGCAAAGCCTCTCACGGCCGTGGGATTTATGAAGGCCCGGGCATCTCGATCAAACTGTCGGCCCTGCACCCGCGTTACAGCCGCGCCCAGTACGAGCGCGTGATGGATGAGCTGTATCCGCGCCTGCTGTCGCTGACCCTGCTGGCCAAGCAATACGACATCGGCCTGAACATCGACGCCGAAGAAGCCGACCGCCTGGAGCTGTCGCTGGATCTGCTCGAGCGCCTGTGCTTCGAGCCGCAACTGACGGGCTGGAACGGCATCGGCTTCGTGATCCAGGCCTACCAGAAGCGTTGCCCGTATGTGATCGACTACGTGATCGACCTGGCTCGCCGCAGCCGTCATCGCCTGATGATCCGTCTGGTGAAAGGCGCGTACTGGGACAGCGAAATCAAGCGCGCCCAGGTCGAAGGTCTGGAAGGCTATCCGGTCTACACCCGCAAGGTGTACACCGACGTTTCCTACATCGCTTGCGCACGCAAACTGCTGTCGGTGCCGGAAGTCATCTACCCGCAGTTCGCCACGCACAACGCCCACACCCTGTCGGCGATTTATCACATTGCCGGTCAGAACTATTACCCGGGCCAGTACGAATTCCAGTGCCTGCACGGCATGGGCGAACCGCTCTACGAGCAAGTTGTAGGCAAAGTTTCCGAAGGCAAGCTGAACCGTCCGTGCCGCGTGTACGCTCCGGTCGGCACCCATGAAACCCTGCTGGCGTACCTCGTACGTCGTCTGCTGGAAAACGGCGCCAACACTTCGTTCGTCAACCGCATCGCCGACCAGTCGATTTCGATTCAGGAACTGGTGGCCGATCCAGTTGCGCAGATCGAGCAAATGGCGACCGTGGAAGGTGGTTTCGGCCTGCCGCACCCGCGCATTCCGCTGCCGCGTGACCTGTACGGTTCCGAGCGCGCCAACTCCAGCGGCATCGACATGGCCAACGAACATCGTCTGGCATCGCTGTCCTGCGCCCTGCTGGCGACCGCGCACAACCACTGGAAAGCCGCACCGATGCTCGGTTGCGCCTCCAGCAACGAAGCGCCGGCACCAGTCCTGAACCCTTCCGATCTGCGTGACGTGGTCGGCCACGTGCAGGAAGCCACTGTCGAAGACGTCGACAACGCCATTCAATGCGCCCTGAACGCTGCACCGATCTGGCAGGCCACCCCGCCGGCCGAACGCGCCGCGATTCTGGAACGCGCCGCCGACTTGATGGAAGGCGAGATTCAGCCGCTGATGGGCCTGCTGGCTCGCGAAGCCGGCAAGACCTTCGCCAACGCCATCGCCGAAGTCCGCGAAGCCGTCGACTTCCTGCGCTATTACGCAGTGCAGGCACGCAACGATTTCAGCAACGACGCCCACCGCCCACTGGGCCCAGTGGTCTGCATCAGCCCGTGGAACTTCCCGCTGGCGATCTTCAGCGGCCAGGTCGCTGCAGCACTGGCCGCCGGTAACCCGGTTCTGGCCAAACCGGCCGAACAGACGCCGCTGGTCGCCGCACAAGCCGTACGCCTGCTGCTCGAAGCCGGGATCCCGGAAGGCGTGCTGCAACTGCTGCCGGGGCGCGGTGAAACCGTCGGCGCTGGTCTGGTGGGCGATGAGCGCGTCAAAGGCGTGATGTTCACCGGTTCCACCGAAGTCGCGCGTCTGCTGCAACGCAACATCGCCGGTCGCCTCGACAACCAGGGCCGTCCGATTCCGCTGATCGCCGAAACCGGCGGCCAGAACGCGATGATCGTCGACTCTTCGGCACTGACCGAACAGGTGGTGATCGACGTAGTTTCGTCGGCCTTCGACAGCGCTGGTCAGCGTTGCTCGGCTCTGCGTGTGCTGTGCTTGCAGGAAGATTCCGCTGATCGCGTCATCGAAATGCTCAAGGGTGCGATGGCTGAAAGCCGTCTCGGCAACCCGGAGCGCCTGTCCGTGGACATCGGCCCGGTGATCGACGCCGAAGCCAAGGCCGGCATCGAGAAGCACATCCAGGGCATGCGCGACAAAGGTCGCAACGTGTACCAGGTGGCCATCGCCGATGCCGAGGAAGTCAAACGCGGCACCTTCGTCATGCCGACCCTGATCGAACTGGAAAGCTTCGACGAGCTGCAACGCGAGATCTTCGGCCCGGTGCTGCACGTGGTGCGCTACAAGCGTAAAGAGATCGACCAGTTGATCGCCCAGATCAACGCCTCCGGTTACGGCCTGACCCTCGGCGTGCACACCCGCATCGACGAGACCATCGCCAAGGTGATCGACAACGTCAACGCCGGTAACGTCTACGTCAACCGCAACATCGTGGGTGCCGTGGTCGGCGTCCAGCCGTTCGGTGGCGAAGGCCTGTCGGGTACCGGTCCGAAGGCCGGTGGCCCGCTGTACCTGTACCGCTTGCTGTCGACGCGTCCTACCGATGCCATCGAACAATCCTTCGCTCGCGGAGATGCTGCCGTGGCACCGGACGTTCGTCTGCGCGATGCCCTGAGCAAACCGCTGGTCGCCCTGAAAGCCTGGGCCGACAGCAACAAGTTCGCCGACCTGAGCACTCTGTGCGTGCAATACGCAGCCCAGTCGCAAAGCGGTATCACCCGCGTACTGGCCGGCCCGACCGGCGAGAAGAACAGCTACGCGATCCTGCCGCGCGAGCACGTGCTGTGCCTGGCGGACATCGAAGGTGACCTGCTGACTCAACTCGCGGCAGTACTGGCAGTGGGCGGTTCGGCGGTCTGGCCGGAATCCGACACCAGCAAGGCATTGTTCGCACGCCTGCCGAAGGAGATTCAGGCGCGGATCAAACTGGTTTCCGACTGGAACAAGGACGACGTGGTGTTCGATGCAGTTCTGCATCACGGCCACTCCGACCAGTTGCGCGCGGTCTGCCAGCAGATCGCCAAGCGTGCCGGCGCCATCGTCGGGGTTCAGGGCCTGTCCCAGGGCGAGACCAACATTGCGCTGGAGCGCCTGGTGATCGAGCGCGCGTTGAGCGTCAACACCGCAGCGGCGGGCGGCAACGCCAGCCTGATGACCATCGGTTAA
- the putP gene encoding sodium/proline symporter PutP, with the protein MSASNPTLITFVIYIAAMVLIGFMAYRSTNNLSDYILGGRSLGSVVTALSAGASDMSGWLLMGLPGAIYMSGLSESWIAIGLIVGAYLNWLFVAGRLRVQTEHNGDALTLPDYFASRFEDKSGLLRIISAVVILVFFTIYCASGIVAGARLFESTFGMSYETALWAGAAATIAYTFVGGFLAVSWTDTVQATLMIFALILTPIIVLLATGGVDTTFLAIEANDPGNFDMLKGTTFIGIISLMGWGLGYFGQPHILARFMAADSVKSIANARRISMTWMILCLGGTVAVGFFGIAYFSANPDVAMPVSENHERVFIELAKILFNPWIAGVLLSAILAAVMSTLSCQLLVCSSALTEDFYKTFLRKSASQVELVWVGRAMVLLVALIAIAMAANPENRVLGLVSYAWAGFGAAFGPVVLISVIWKKMTRNGALAGILVGAITVIVWKHFEVLGLYEIIPGFIFASLAIYFVSLLGQPSSGMVQRFEAAEKDFHLNK; encoded by the coding sequence ATGAGCGCAAGCAATCCAACCCTGATCACGTTCGTGATCTACATCGCAGCAATGGTGCTGATCGGCTTCATGGCCTATCGCTCCACCAACAACCTTTCCGACTACATTCTGGGCGGCCGCAGCCTGGGCAGCGTGGTGACCGCATTGTCCGCCGGCGCTTCCGACATGAGCGGCTGGTTGCTGATGGGCCTGCCGGGCGCCATCTACATGTCCGGCCTGTCCGAAAGCTGGATCGCCATCGGCCTGATCGTCGGTGCCTACCTGAACTGGCTGTTCGTCGCCGGTCGTCTGCGTGTTCAAACCGAACACAACGGTGATGCGCTGACCCTGCCGGACTACTTTGCCAGCCGTTTCGAAGACAAAAGCGGCCTGCTGCGGATCATTTCGGCGGTGGTGATTCTGGTGTTCTTCACCATCTACTGCGCTTCCGGCATCGTGGCCGGTGCCCGTCTGTTCGAAAGCACCTTCGGCATGTCCTACGAGACCGCGCTGTGGGCCGGTGCTGCGGCGACGATTGCCTACACCTTCGTCGGCGGTTTCCTCGCGGTAAGCTGGACCGACACCGTGCAAGCCACCCTGATGATCTTCGCGCTGATCCTGACGCCGATCATCGTGCTGCTGGCCACCGGCGGCGTGGACACCACGTTCCTGGCCATCGAAGCCAACGATCCTGGCAACTTCGACATGCTTAAAGGCACCACTTTCATCGGCATCATTTCGCTGATGGGCTGGGGCCTGGGTTACTTCGGTCAGCCGCACATCCTGGCGCGCTTCATGGCCGCTGACTCGGTGAAATCCATCGCCAACGCCCGCCGCATCTCCATGACCTGGATGATCCTGTGCCTGGGCGGCACCGTGGCTGTGGGCTTCTTCGGTATCGCTTACTTCTCGGCCAACCCGGACGTGGCAATGCCCGTGAGCGAGAACCACGAGCGTGTGTTCATCGAACTGGCGAAGATCCTCTTCAACCCGTGGATTGCCGGTGTCCTGCTGTCGGCCATTCTGGCGGCGGTGATGAGCACCCTGAGCTGCCAGTTGCTGGTGTGCTCCAGCGCCCTGACCGAAGACTTCTACAAAACCTTCCTGCGTAAATCCGCCTCGCAAGTCGAGCTGGTATGGGTCGGCCGCGCCATGGTGTTGCTGGTTGCACTGATCGCTATCGCGATGGCCGCCAACCCGGAAAACCGCGTGCTGGGCCTGGTGTCCTACGCCTGGGCCGGTTTCGGTGCAGCCTTCGGTCCGGTCGTGCTGATCTCGGTGATCTGGAAAAAGATGACCCGCAACGGCGCATTGGCCGGCATCCTGGTCGGCGCGATCACCGTGATCGTGTGGAAGCATTTCGAAGTGCTGGGCCTGTACGAAATCATCCCGGGCTTCATCTTCGCCAGCCTGGCGATCTACTTCGTCAGCCTGCTGGGCCAGCCGAGCAGCGGCATGGTTCAGCGCTTTGAAGCGGCCGAGAAGGATTTCCATCTGAACAAGTGA
- a CDS encoding type VI secretion system tip protein VgrG — protein sequence MFAPANQPRFTLTVEGAQFDLKVLEFTGKEAISQPFRFDLELVSERPDLELENLLHCQAFLSFDEDGSGIHGQIYRVGQADSGKRLTRYHVSLVPRLAYLGHRINQRIFQHQSVPQIVTQILKDHAILRDAFEFRLGSDYPPREYCVQYAESDLVFIQRLCAEVGIHFHFQHSPDGHLLVFGDDQTVFPRLAEPTLYLPGSGMAASAPAIKRFTVRVETRTSVVTRRDYDFTKPRLALQSRAESEQRPVLEDYHFPGQFTERETGKQLAQRTLERHVADYRQAEGRSDQSALVSGHFLQLTEHPRQDLNDLWLLTAVEHHGRQPQVLEESVTSDGDEFQGYRNTFLATPWDVFFRPPMGPEKPRMLGYQPAVVTGPKDSEIHCDEYGRVKVQLAWDRDGELNEHSSCWLRVASGWAHDRYGSVLIPRVGMEVLVGFIDSDADKPLVMGCLPNAATPVPLDLPADKTRSIFRSQSSPGGGGYNELRIEDRKGAEEIYLRAQRNWTQHVLNDQQVQVDNQRSVVVTGLAKHELKADEQRITHGQRQTEVKQDDHLTVTGDRHIRVSNQAINASAQFHVSAGQQVVIDGGASATIQAGGQWINIGPGGIFSSVPIVVGGALMAAMSAAPTVPGLPEKLVAAPAAILTAAQIMSLKGDAPFCEECERCKDGICAA from the coding sequence ATGTTCGCGCCTGCCAATCAACCGCGTTTCACGTTGACCGTCGAAGGCGCCCAGTTTGATCTCAAAGTCCTTGAGTTCACGGGCAAGGAAGCCATCAGCCAACCCTTTCGCTTTGACCTGGAACTGGTCAGCGAGCGGCCGGACCTGGAGCTTGAAAACCTGCTGCACTGTCAGGCGTTTCTGAGTTTTGATGAAGACGGTTCCGGTATTCACGGTCAGATCTATCGGGTCGGGCAGGCGGATTCCGGCAAGCGTCTGACCCGCTACCACGTCAGCCTTGTTCCGCGTCTGGCCTATCTCGGCCACCGGATCAATCAGCGGATCTTCCAGCATCAAAGCGTGCCGCAGATCGTGACGCAGATCCTCAAGGATCACGCGATCCTGCGCGATGCCTTCGAATTTCGCCTCGGTAGCGATTACCCGCCCCGTGAATATTGTGTGCAGTACGCCGAAAGTGATCTGGTGTTCATTCAGCGCCTGTGTGCCGAAGTCGGCATTCATTTCCACTTTCAGCACAGTCCTGACGGGCATTTGTTGGTGTTCGGCGACGATCAAACGGTGTTCCCGCGTCTGGCCGAACCGACGCTGTACCTCCCGGGCAGCGGCATGGCTGCATCGGCCCCGGCGATCAAGCGTTTCACGGTACGTGTTGAAACCCGCACCAGCGTAGTCACCCGGCGTGATTACGACTTCACCAAACCCCGGCTGGCGCTGCAAAGTCGCGCCGAAAGCGAACAGCGCCCGGTGCTGGAGGATTATCACTTTCCCGGCCAGTTCACCGAGCGCGAAACCGGCAAGCAACTGGCCCAGCGCACGCTTGAGCGGCATGTCGCCGACTACCGTCAGGCTGAGGGTCGCAGCGATCAATCTGCCTTGGTCAGCGGACATTTCCTGCAACTGACCGAGCATCCACGCCAGGACTTGAATGACCTCTGGCTGCTGACTGCCGTCGAGCACCATGGACGACAGCCGCAAGTGCTGGAGGAGTCGGTCACCAGCGATGGCGATGAATTCCAGGGTTACCGTAATACCTTTCTCGCCACGCCGTGGGACGTGTTCTTCCGTCCACCGATGGGCCCGGAAAAGCCACGGATGCTTGGTTATCAACCGGCCGTGGTTACCGGCCCGAAAGACAGTGAAATCCATTGCGACGAGTACGGCCGGGTCAAGGTGCAACTGGCCTGGGATCGCGACGGCGAACTCAACGAGCATTCCAGTTGCTGGCTGCGGGTCGCCAGTGGTTGGGCTCATGACCGCTATGGCAGCGTGCTGATTCCACGGGTCGGCATGGAAGTGCTGGTGGGGTTCATCGATTCGGATGCCGATAAACCATTAGTCATGGGTTGCCTGCCGAACGCGGCGACGCCGGTACCGCTCGATTTGCCGGCCGACAAGACCCGCAGCATTTTCCGTAGCCAGAGTAGTCCCGGCGGCGGGGGCTACAACGAATTGCGCATCGAAGATCGCAAAGGCGCCGAGGAAATCTACCTGCGCGCCCAGCGAAACTGGACGCAGCATGTATTGAATGATCAGCAAGTTCAGGTCGACAACCAGCGCAGCGTCGTCGTCACTGGCCTTGCTAAACATGAACTGAAAGCCGATGAGCAGCGCATCACCCACGGCCAGCGCCAGACCGAAGTGAAGCAGGACGACCATCTTACGGTGACCGGTGACCGGCACATCCGCGTGAGCAATCAGGCGATCAACGCCAGTGCGCAATTCCACGTCAGCGCCGGTCAGCAAGTGGTGATCGACGGCGGGGCGAGCGCAACGATTCAGGCGGGCGGGCAGTGGATCAACATCGGCCCCGGCGGGATCTTCAGCAGCGTGCCGATTGTGGTGGGTGGTGCGCTGATGGCGGCGATGAGCGCCGCGCCGACCGTGCCGGGGTTGCCGGAGAAACTGGTGGCGGCACCGGCAGCGATTCTGACCGCTGCGCAAATCATGAGCCTTAAAGGTGACGCGCCGTTCTGCGAAGAATGTGAACGCTGCAAGGACGGTATTTGTGCAGCCTGA
- a CDS encoding DUF4123 domain-containing protein, whose protein sequence is MQPDQWLKNESLKPSEQLFAIFSSASEVEPLKVWPSNAQMPKPVWAETIYAEWDAVMPYVGIVDAGSEFLDWVATTESRDWGWLAVSSAGLEAVVEHFRSLTQVLMPDGEAVFFRFWDGRYLLPILESPEVEVGQLLPVLSRGLINGQAVEIGGRAQASGQKFPWWSVPEKLLAQFGGDARINNALQWLSEEQTALFEAFPADVLRCKVVRFFAVSASDESSASALLDYLRDESE, encoded by the coding sequence GTGCAGCCTGATCAATGGTTGAAGAATGAGTCGCTGAAACCGTCGGAGCAGTTGTTCGCGATTTTCAGCAGCGCCAGTGAGGTAGAACCGCTGAAAGTCTGGCCTTCGAATGCGCAGATGCCGAAACCGGTCTGGGCGGAAACGATCTATGCCGAGTGGGATGCGGTGATGCCCTACGTGGGAATCGTCGACGCGGGCAGTGAGTTTCTGGATTGGGTCGCGACCACCGAGTCTCGCGACTGGGGTTGGCTGGCGGTCTCTTCGGCGGGGCTTGAGGCGGTGGTCGAGCATTTTCGCAGTTTGACTCAGGTACTGATGCCGGACGGGGAAGCGGTGTTCTTTCGGTTTTGGGATGGGCGGTATTTGTTGCCGATCCTTGAGTCGCCTGAGGTGGAGGTCGGGCAACTTCTACCGGTCCTCTCGCGAGGGTTGATCAACGGTCAGGCCGTCGAGATCGGGGGCAGGGCGCAGGCCTCGGGTCAGAAGTTTCCTTGGTGGTCGGTGCCGGAAAAACTGCTGGCGCAATTCGGTGGTGATGCCCGGATCAACAATGCCTTGCAGTGGTTGAGCGAGGAACAGACGGCGTTGTTCGAGGCGTTTCCCGCCGATGTCCTGCGCTGCAAGGTTGTCAGGTTTTTTGCGGTTTCGGCGTCGGACGAATCGTCGGCTTCGGCATTGCTGGACTACTTGCGGGACGAATCAGAGTGA